In Nycticebus coucang isolate mNycCou1 chromosome 9, mNycCou1.pri, whole genome shotgun sequence, the following are encoded in one genomic region:
- the LOC128593801 gene encoding thymosin beta-4-like yields MSDKPNVAKMEKFDKSKLKKMETQKKNPLPSKEMIKQEKQAGVVRGERLQ; encoded by the coding sequence ATGTCTGACAAACCCAATGTGGCTAAGATGGAGAAATTCGATAAGTCGAAATTGAAGAAGATGGAAACGCAAAAGAAAAATCCACTGCCTTCCAAAGAAATGATCAAACAGGAGAAGCAAGCAGGAGTTGTACGAGGAGAGCGCCTCCAATAA